From a single Glycine soja cultivar W05 chromosome 19, ASM419377v2, whole genome shotgun sequence genomic region:
- the LOC114398707 gene encoding uncharacterized protein LOC114398707 translates to MPLYSKFLKDLLTKKGKYIHSENIVVEGNYIVVIQRILPPKYKDSGNVTIPCSIGAMSVGKALIDLGASINLMPLSMCRRNGELEILPIRMTLQLADRSITRPYGIVEDVLVKVRHFTFPADFVIMGIEEDA, encoded by the coding sequence atgccactctactccaaaTTTCTCAAAGATCTACTGACCAAGAAGGGCAAATACATCCACAGTGAAAACATTGTTGTGGAAGGCAATTATATTGTTGTCATCCAGAGGATACTTCCACCAAAATATAAGGATTCAGGGAATGTTACCATTCCTTGCTCAATTGGTGCCATGTCAGTTGGAAAAGCGCTTATCGATTTAGGGGCTAGCATAAATTTGATGCCCCTATCCATGTGTAGAAGGAACGGGGAGTTGGAAATCCTACCAATAAGAATGACACTCCAGCTAGCAGATCGCTCAATCACAAGGCCATATGGTATAGTGGAGGATGTATTGGTCAAAGTGCGTCACTTTACTTTCCCTGCAGATTTTGTGATTATGGGCATTGAAGAGGACGCCTAA